One segment of Cydia amplana chromosome 16, ilCydAmpl1.1, whole genome shotgun sequence DNA contains the following:
- the LOC134655478 gene encoding ras-related protein Rab-2A, which translates to MAYAYLFKYIIIGDTGVGKSCLLLQFTDKRFQPVHDLTIGVEFGARMITIDGKQIKLQIWDTAGQEAFRSITRSYYRGAAGALLVYDITRRDTFNHLTTWLEDARQHSNSNMVIMLIGNKSDLESRREVKKEEGEAFAREHGLVFMETSAKTAANVEEAFINTAKEIYEKIQEGVFDINNEANGIKIGPQHSGGGAAGGAGAGAGGAAPGGCC; encoded by the exons atggCATACGCTTACTTGTTCAAATACATCATCATTGGCGACACAG GTGTGGGCAAATCATGCCTGCTGCTACAGTTCACCGACAAGAGGTTCCAGCCGGTGCACGATCTCACCATCGGAGTGGAGTTCGGAGCCCGCATGATCACCATTGATGGCAAGCAGATCAAACTGCAAATTTGGGACACGGCTGGACAGGAAGCATTCAG GTCGATCACCCGGTCATACTACCGCGGCGCGGCGGGAGCGCTCCTCGTGTACGACATCACGCGGCGGGACACGTTCAACCACCTCACCACGTGGCTAGAGGACGCGCGCCAGCACTCTAACTCCAACATGGTCATTATGTTAATCGGCAACAAGAG TGATCTAGAGTCGAGGCGTGAGGTGAAGAAGGAGGAAGGCGAAGCGTTCGCCCGCGAGCACGGCCTCGTCTTCATGGAGACCTCGGCGAAAACGGCCGCCAACGTGGAGGAGGCGTTCATCAACACCGCTAAAGAGATCTACGAGAAGATACAGGAGGGAGTCTTCGACATTAACAATGAG GCGAACGGCATCAAGATCGGCCCCCAGCactcgggcggcggcgcggcgggcggcgcgggcgcgggcgcgggcggcgcggcgccggGCGGCTGCTGTTAG
- the LOC134655507 gene encoding uncharacterized protein LOC134655507 gives MMSMLHSNVEPSCQWGTNAEFINDPLAVIYYEDQWTLSKVSPLNSLQYNRVKLKQYASKIRLALVSSVSVKSSVNYAVQFDQQSLLKYCDDDADALKINVSTTTNGSKTKMAYTGILMSWGVSSGPEGTVHLPYMLERGEKKIAEVVKICLQKIFDCNIKPFSFTQYQLLMFGFSFVECASARGTDPFVLSYTTPGAVDIKNKLDMRFEVSDVHCMWNALKDEVDNMPELISQVYQILLKHIIHTIQYDISFLDIFKITLLKAEVKSNGIVKMKSPEVVNSVFHVLNEIICNETPLPLDS, from the exons ATGATGTCTATGTTACATTCGAATGTTGAGCCCTCATGCCAGTGGGGAACCAACGCTGAATTCATCAATGACCCCTTAGCag TGATATATTACGAGGATCAGTGGACGTTGAGTAAAGTTTCTCCTTTAAACAGCTTACAATACAACAGAGTGAAGCTAAAACAATATGCGTCCAAAATTCGACTAGCATTGGTCAGTAGCGTGTCTGTGAAGTCTTCTGTTAATTATGCGGTGCAGTTTGACCAGCAGTCTCTATTGAAGTATTGTGATGATGATGCTGATGCTTTAAAG ATAAATGTTTCAACAACAACAAATGGTAGTAAGACAAAGATGGCATATACAGGAATTTTGATGTCCTGGGGAGTCAGCAGTGGCCCCGAAGGCACTGTTCACTTGCCCTATATGCTAGAGCGGGGAGAGAAAAAAATTGCAGAGGTTGTTAAAATCTGCTTACAAAAGATATTTGACTGTAATATAAAACCATTCAGTTTTACACAg tATCAATTGCTGATGTTTGGCTTCAGTTTTGTGGAGTGTGCATCAGCAAGGGGCACTGACCCTTTTGTCCTGTCCTACACCACGCCTGGGGCAGTTGACATTAAGAATAAGCTTGACATGCGGTTTGAAGTCAGTGACGTACACTGTATGTGGAATGC ATTAAAAGATGAGGTGGACAACATGCCAGAACTCATAAGCCAAGTATACCAGATTCTGCTAAAacatataatacatacaatacagTATGACATATCTTTCTTGGATATCTTCAAAATCACACTGCTTAAAGCAGAGGTCAAAAGCAATGGTATTGTTAAAATGAAATCACCTGAAGTGGTGAACTCTGTTTTTCATGTGTTGAATGAGATCATTTGCAATGAGACTCCGTTACCATTAGACAGTTGA